Below is a window of Primulina huaijiensis isolate GDHJ02 unplaced genomic scaffold, ASM1229523v2 scaffold207936, whole genome shotgun sequence DNA.
GCCACCATCGGCCACGTCTTCGCCGATGATGCACAAGTAATGCCCAATTTCGCCAAATCAATCAGCCCAACCCCGCAAGGATGGACGGGTTCCAACTACTGCAAATGGCAGGGTGTCTTTTGCGATTCATCAGGGAAGGTTAGCTCAATCAATTTGTCATCAAAATCACTTTCTGGGATGATCCCATCAGATTTAAACAAGCTTTCTAGCCTCAAATCCCTCAGCTTGCAAAGAAACCTGTTCTCCGGCCCCTTGCCACCTTTATCCAACCTCGATTCCATTCAAGAAGTCAATCTTGACGACAATAATTTTGATTCCATCCCTCAAGGATTCTTGTCAGGATTAACAAGTTTGCAGACTTTTAGCGTCAATAACAATTCAAATCTTCCTCCCTGGAGAATACCTGATACTCTCGAAGATTCCACCACTCTTGTCAGTTTCCAAGCAAGCAAAGCTAATCTTGTGGGAGAAATCCCAGACATTTTCACATCCCTGCCGAATTTACAGAGCCTCAGGCTCTCGTATAACAACATGTCGGGATCTCTTCCCTCTTCATTTGCGAAATCAGGGATGCAAAATCTGTGGCTTAATAATCAGATGATGGGATTTTTCGGAAAAATTGATGTTCTTGGAACAATGACACAACTGGCTGAGGTTTGGCTTCATGTCAATAAATTTTCAGGCCCGATACCTGATCTTTCCGCCTGTACAGAACTGTCTGATCTCCAGCTCCGCGATAATCTTCTAACTGGTGTGATTCCTGTTTCGTTAACAAAGCTTCCAAAGCTCCAAGAAGCTAGTTTGCAGAACAACAAATTCCAAGGGCCAGTTCCTAGTTTTCCGCGAGGTGTTCAGGCTAATATTGGAACTACAAACAGTTTTTGTAGCCCAACACCAGGCCCTTGTGATCCTCAGGTTACTATATTACTTGAAGTTGCAGGTGCATTCGGCTATCCTATGACACTTGCAGAATCATGGCTTGGAAATGATCCATGTCAGAATTGGAAGTTCGTTTCATGTGATGCTAAAGGAACTGTTGTTATAATCAATTTTGCGAAGCAGAATTTGACAGGAACCATATCACCGGCCTTCTCCGAATTAACTGAGTTGAAAACTTTACTTTTAAATGATAATAATCTTGATGGAACCATACCCGTGAGCTTGACGAGTTTAAAGCAGCTCCGGAGTCTTGATGTCTCAAACAACAATCTCTCTGGGCAAATACCGTCATTCTCTTCATCTGTGACCATAAAAGCATCCGGTAACATATATATTGGGAAAGATTTACCGAGTAACTCTCAGGGTGGAACTTCATCATCCAACAATGGAGAAAATATTGATTCCTCTAGTGCAACTAATGGGGTAAAATCTTCTACATCTACTGTATCTCCATGGATGATCATTGTTCCTATCATTTTCCTTGTGATTGTAATTTCTGCTCTGGGTTTTGTGATATATAGACGTTACTCAAAAATGCAAACCAACAGATACAAATGGGTTGATAAAAGGAGTGAAACTGGGACAAACATAAAACAGATGAACTACAAATTCGataaggaaaaggaaaaagagagAAGTTTTTGTAACAGTACAAGTGGAACGCTCATCCGTAACAACGGTGAGAAGAATGATTATCAAATATATGATGGTGGAAATATCATCATCCCGATCGACATTCTTCGCGAAGTGACTGATAATTTCGGAAAAGACAACATAATAGGAAAGGGAGGATTCGGCATTGTTTATAAAGGACAACTCCATGATGGCACAAGAATAGCAGTGAAGAGAATGGAGTCCTCTCTGATAAACGATAAAGGTATAAGCGAGTTTAAGGCTGAAATTGAGGTCCTCACAAAGGTTAGACACAAGAATTTAGTTTCGCttcatggattttgtgacaatGGCAATGAGAGGCTTCTCGTTTACGAGTACATGCCTCAAGGGTGTTTGGGGCAACACTTGTTCGAATGGAAAGAACTTAAAAGCCCTCCACTTACCTTGAATCAGAGGGTAACTATTGCATTGGATGTAGCTAGAGGGGTTGAGTACTTGCATAGCTTAGCCAAACAGAGCTTTATTCATAGAGACTTGAAGCCATCAAACG
It encodes the following:
- the LOC140966773 gene encoding receptor-like kinase TMK4; translated protein: MPKEKHKFPYKLLFILTSITATIGHVFADDAQVMPNFAKSISPTPQGWTGSNYCKWQGVFCDSSGKVSSINLSSKSLSGMIPSDLNKLSSLKSLSLQRNLFSGPLPPLSNLDSIQEVNLDDNNFDSIPQGFLSGLTSLQTFSVNNNSNLPPWRIPDTLEDSTTLVSFQASKANLVGEIPDIFTSLPNLQSLRLSYNNMSGSLPSSFAKSGMQNLWLNNQMMGFFGKIDVLGTMTQLAEVWLHVNKFSGPIPDLSACTELSDLQLRDNLLTGVIPVSLTKLPKLQEASLQNNKFQGPVPSFPRGVQANIGTTNSFCSPTPGPCDPQVTILLEVAGAFGYPMTLAESWLGNDPCQNWKFVSCDAKGTVVIINFAKQNLTGTISPAFSELTELKTLLLNDNNLDGTIPVSLTSLKQLRSLDVSNNNLSGQIPSFSSSVTIKASGNIYIGKDLPSNSQGGTSSSNNGENIDSSSATNGVKSSTSTVSPWMIIVPIIFLVIVISALGFVIYRRYSKMQTNRYKWVDKRSETGTNIKQMNYKFDKEKEKERSFCNSTSGTLIRNNGEKNDYQIYDGGNIIIPIDILREVTDNFGKDNIIGKGGFGIVYKGQLHDGTRIAVKRMESSLINDKGISEFKAEIEVLTKVRHKNLVSLHGFCDNGNERLLVYEYMPQGCLGQHLFEWKELKSPPLTLNQRVTIALDVARGVEYLHSLAKQSFIHRDLKPSNVLLGDDMRAKVSDFGLVKSTPDGKYSLDTRLAGTFGYLAPEYAGGSTKDHTWSEYMESISDCMVSSHLDASDNASLKLLGSHQEMSSSWPSSRSRLIILGGLEILSNLPRACVSSTR